Part of the Flavobacterium sp. MDT1-60 genome, CGCCTCTCTCAAAGCGCTTTTTCCACTAACTAAACTCAAGCTTTATTCTTAGTTTAAATCCAAACGTAATCCTAAGGAGATATTTTTTTCATCCACTAAATTATCCTGAAATAATGGATTCAAATCGTATTTTACATACAAACTTAAAGCTTTGTAACCCACGTAAGAACTTAATCCATAAATGAAATTATTTACATTATAATCTCCTTTAATGGTTGTTTTATAATCTAAATCGTCCTGATCGTATTTTAAAATTTGTTTCGATTTGACGTTGATTCCTGCATACCCCCCAATTCCGAAACGGAAGCTTTCATGTGTCTTGAAATAGGTTTTTCCGTTACTTACTTTAGGTTTTGTAAAATCAAATTCTAAATGAACCGGTAATACAATATATACGTTTCGAAAACGAGATTCATCCAGATTTATAGTATTTACTTCTAAATTTGTCTGTTCGCCGTTAACTACAAAACTGCGATTGTCTGTTGGACGAATGTTGTTGTACATTAATGAAAGCCCGTATTTTGCATGCAATAAATTATCGTTTTTCATTAATCTTGAATTATAAGTAAAACCCCATTCGTAAAAATGCGAACCTATAAAACTATAATTCGAATCCTGAAGTTTCCCGTCGACAATCATATTATTCAAACCCATTGCAAATACAAACTGCGAAGTCGTTCTTCTCTCACCGTGAATCGAGTCTTTGCTTTTTTTATTATTCCAGTTTTTTTCATCCCAGTAGATAACTAATCTATTTTTTCTTGTTGAATCCTGTTCTTTTATCTTTCCGTCCACTTTTTGTTGGACCAAATCGTTTAATTCATTTTGGGACAAAGTCACTTTTTCTTCAATAATTACAGCTCTTGCTTCTGCCAATTCCTTTTTACGTTTGTCAGCCTGCTCCTGCGTAATTTTTCCTTCAGACAACTGCACGTTTACAGCTTCAACTTCTTCTTTTAAAGTTGCTTTTTCTTCTTTGGTAATCTTCTCTATTTTATTGGCGATTTCTTTTGCTTTTGATTCAAAAGTTTCCTGACCAAGCACTTTGCTAACAAACAAAAAGATTAGAATTACGAGATAAATAGTAAAATTTTTCATGATTGATTTTTTAAATTGATTGTTGATTGATGATGTCTAATTAAAAAATGTAATTGTTAATTGGTATATTCTATATTCTATATTCTATATTCTATATTCTATATTCTATATTCTTTATTCTATATTCTTTATTCTTTATTCTTTATTCTTGCTGATTTCGATTTGCCAATGCCACTTTTACCGTTTGGTAATTCTTATTGACTTTTGTAATGACTTTTTCTCTAAAGGAAAGTTCTAATTCGCCATCGACCTGATTTAATAAATCGTTGGCATTTACTTTTACTTTTGATTTTGGCTTAGCCGAATTTTCAGCGACAACAGTTTTGTCGGCTGCATTCAGCATTTGATCTACATTTTCCCTTTTAGAATTTTCGACAATTGAAGTTTGATTATTGATTGATTGTTTTTCCTGATTGTTTTTGGCGATGATTGAAGACTCCGCTATTTGATTTGATTCATTTTTAATGCTTATAATTGGGTTTTGATGAGGATTTATTTTTTTTGCAATTGAAATTTTGGCTGAAGTTTGAGTTCCATCTTTTTGAGAAACGGCAATTTCCGTCTTAACTGAATCTATTATATTCAATGCAGGTTTTATTGCTGAATCTTCTTTTGTTTTTTCTTCAACAACAACTGAATTTTTAGGGCTTTCGACTGTTTTTTTCTGATTAAAAAAGAAAGTACCAACCAATAAAAATCCAACAACACTTGCTGCGATATAAATCCATTTATTTTTCGAAGCTTGCAGCGAGCGAAATCGAACTGTAGATTGTTTTTTTTCTTCAGCAACACTCAACATGGCATCTAACCGATCCCAGGCTTTATCGCTTGGTTCAATTTTACGCTCGTTTAGCTTTTCACGGAAATCCTTTTCAAAATTATTCGGTTCCATTATCTTGTTTTTTTAAAATAGTAATTTGTGTTTGCAGCATTTTTCTGGCGTGCGATAATTGCGATTTCGATGTTCCTTCATTAATATCTAACATCTTAGCAATTTCATTGTGTTTGTAACCTTCAATGGCGTATAAATTGAAAACCATTTTATAACCATCGGGTAATGCATCAATTAAAAACTGAATCTGATCTATCGAAAATTGACTGTCTGTTGCATTGAAACTTTCTTCGACATAAATCTCATCTTCAACAAATTTGACTTTCTTCTGAACTCTTAAATACGAAATGCATTCGTTGACCATAATTCTGCGAATCCAGCCTTCAAAACTTCCTTTATGTTCAAATTTGTTTAGATTAGTAAACACTTTCATGAAAGCCGTAATCATTACATCTTCGGCCAATTGAATGTCTTTAATATACTGTCGACAAACACTCAGCATTTTTGAAGAAAACCGACTATATAGCTGTTGTTGTGCTTGTCGATTATTTTCGACAGCCAACTTTATAAGTTTGGTTTCTTCTTGATGTAAATGAATAATTTTCATTTATAAGCTTTTGGTTTTTTGGTTTACTAACAGACTTCTATTAGCATAGACGAGTTGGGTTGAGAAATGGTTGCATGAGAATAAAATAAATTAAAACTTTTTAATCTCCAAATTCCAAAAACAAAAACAAAACATTGAATAACAGATAATTAAAACTAATTATCTAATTAACAAATTTTCTAATTATCTAATTAAGGAAATTATTTTTTTCTTTCAATAACGTAATTCACCATTAAAATAAGTGCAGATTTAAACTCAGAATCTTCGAAGTTTTGAAGTAGAGAAAGTGCTTCTTGCTGGAATTCGACCATTTTGTCTTCAGCGTAAGCCAAACCATTATTATCTTTTACAAAAGCAATAACTTCTTTGACACGTTTTTTGTCTTTGTTGTGGTTTTTGATGGAGTTGATCAGCCACTTTTTTTCTTGCGGGGTACAAGTATTTAAAACGTGAATTAAAGGCAAAGTCATTTTTTGCTCTTTAATATCGATTCCGGTTGGTTTACCGATTGCTTCTTCGCTATAATCGAATAAATCATCTTTTATTTGAAATGCCATTCCGATTAGCTCTCCAAATTTTCGCATATTCTCCACCTGAATATCGTCTTCAATTACCGATTTTGCACCTAGCGCGCAACAAGCCGCAATAAGTGTAGCGGTCTTTTTTCTGATAATTTCATAATAAATATCTTCGGTAATATCAAGTCTTCGGGCTTTTTCTATCTGAAGCAATTCTCCTTCACTCATTTCGCGAACGGCAACTGAAATGATTCGAAGCAAATCAAAATCGCCATTATCTATAGAAAGCAATAATCCTTTCGAAAGTAAATAATCACCAACTAAAACAGCGATTTTATTTTTCCAAAGCGCATTGATTGAGAAAAATCCGCGACGGCGATTACTGTCGTCTACCACATCATCATGAACTAAAGTCGCAGTATGAATCAACTCAATTACAGATGCACCACGATAGGTTCTTTCGTTTACAATACCTCCGGAAACCATCTTTGCAGTCAAAAAAACAAACATCGGACGCATTTGTTTTCCTTTTCGATTTACAATGTAATAGGTGATACGATTTAGTAATGCAACCTTTGAAGTCATCGATTCATGGAACTTTTTTTCAAAAAGTTCCATCTCGTTAAAAATGGGTTGTTTTATTTGAGAAGTAATATTCATTTCGACTCCAAATATACTATTTTAAATAAAAAAACGTTGTGTATTTTAAGTTAGTATATCAATAAATATGTACTAATTTAAAAAATCACCAAAAAAACATAATCTGATTAAAGCCTAATTTGAATTCATTAATTTAAAAATCACTTAAACGAATTATTATGAAAACAAAATTTTTATTTATTGGAACATTAGTGGCTTTATCTTTTTTTATCAGCTGTAATTCTGATGAAAAAACAAATAACGGATCATCCGCAGCAATTACAAAAGACGAAATTATTACAAATTCTAAAATTGACGCCTCAATAGATGATGTAACGAATATTGCTGAAGATCAATTTAGCGCACAACAAAATGTAACGAATAAACCTAGCGGGCCGGTAAAAAATTTCCTTCCGAGTTGTGCTGTTATCACAACAATCTTAACTAACAGTACCTGGACAAGAACTGTCGATTTTGGAGTTGAAGGCTGTACACTTGAAAACGGAAATACAGTAAAAGGAAAAATGGTTATTTCATTCTCTAATGACTTTTCAGCTTCAACACAGACCATTAGTTATACTTTTGATGGATTTTATCACAATGGCAAAAAACTTCAGGGTAGTAAAAGCATTGTTCGAACTGTAAAAACTACAGATTTACTAGCAACGGCACATCCAGTTTTGACAGCCGCAATTGATATGACCATTACTTTTGATGACGGAGGTATTTACACCAGAAAAGGCTCCTTGGTTAAAGAAATGGTAGAAGGTTATGATACCTGGTTTAATTGGGAAGATAATGCTTATTTGGTAACTGGAAGTGGCACTACTACTTTCCCTAATGGAGATACTTATACAGCTGAAATTACAACACCTTTACAATTTAAAGCAGTATGTAAAAAATCATTTGCTGTAAAAGGAATTGTAACAGTAACTAAAAATGGAGCCTCAGCAGTTGTTGATTATGGGGATGGAAGTTGCGATACCCTTGCAAAAATCACAAAAGACGGAGTAACGGAAGAGGTTGATTTAAAAAAATAATAACCCTTTTTGCCCAGAAAAAAAGCATTAAGAACAAGAAGACCTCTCGTTTTTAATGCTTTTTTGTATATCAAATGTTCCTATGGAACATCATCCGCATTGTCAATATTTTTTTTCTATCGATGAGATATATTCCTACGGAATATTACATTTCTGCTTCTTTATTTGCTAATTGCCCACAGGCAGCGTCAATATCTTTTCCGCGACTGCTACTACCAATCTATAACTCCTAGCGGAGTATATCCTGTTTTATACGATGGAACTATGCATCAGCTTCTTTATTTGCTAATTACCCACAAGCGGCGTCAATATCTTTTCCGCGACTGCGACTTACTACCAATCTATAACTCCTGGCGGAGTATATCTTGTTTTATACGATCGAACTATGCATCAGCTTCTTTATTGGCCAATTGCCCACAAGCAGCGTCAATATCTTTTCCGCGACTGCGACGTACTTTTACCACGATTCCAATGTTCTCCAAAGCTTTTATATAAGCCAAAATAGATTCTTCCGAGGCTTGTTGAAACTCGCCATCGTCAATTGGGTTATATTCAATTAAGTTGACTTTACAAGGCACATATTTACAGAATTTAACCAAAGCATCAATTGAAGCTTTGTCATCGTTAATTCCTTTCCAAACCACATATTCGTAAGAGATTTTACTTTTGGTTTTTCTATACCAATATTCTAAGGCTTCACGTAATTCGGATAAAGGGAAATTTTTACTGAACGGCATGATTCGGGCACGAATTTCATCAATTGCCGAATGCAATGAAACGGCTAATTTAAATTTCACATCATCATCAGCCATTTTCTTAATCATTTTAGGAATTCCGGAAGTCGAAACCATGATTCTTTTTGGTGACATTCCTAAACCTTCTGTTGATGTAACCATATCAATCGCTTTAATGACATTATTATAATTCATTAAAGGTTCTCCCATTCCCATAAAAACAATATTTGAAAGGGGGTGATTGTGGTATAAACGACTTTCTTTATCGATTGCTAAAATCTGATCGTAGATTTCGCCTGGCTCCAGATTCCGCATTCTTTTCAATCTTGAAGTTGCGCAGAAATTACAATCTAAACTACAACCCACCTGACTAGAAACACAAGCTGTTGTTCTGGTGTCGGTCGGAATCAAAACCGATTCGACTACCAAACCATCATGAAGACGAACTGCATTTTTTACGGTTCCGTCACTACTACGCTGCATGGTATCAACCTTAATGTGATTGATAACAAAATTATCTTCAAGCATAGAACGAGTTGTTTTGGCAACATTCGTCATATCCTCAAAACTATGTGCTCCCTTGCTCCACAACCATTCATAGACTTGATTTCCACGAAAAGCTTTGTCATTATTTGCGACAAAAAAATCTCGTAATTGATCTTTTGATAAGGCTCTTATGTCTTTTTTCTCGATTTGCATGGTGCAAAGTTACTAAGTATTTATGGAAACCTTTTAATTCTTAAAAAACTTTAGGAGTAAACTTTTAAATCATAATTTTTGGCACGGGAATTGTCTTCTAGTCAAAAGGAAAATAATCTTACAAAGCGCGCAATCATTTTAAAATTTGTATCTTTATTTTTCAGCTTTATAACCTTTAAATTTTATAACCTAAAAAAAATTGATTCATTATGAAAAAACAAATTTTAAGCTTAGCTGTAGTTGCTTTGTTAGCATTCGCTGTTCAATCTTGTGAGAAGAAAGAACCAAAACCAGGAGAAGATGAATTAACGCTTGGAAACAAAGTTGACACCTTGACTACAGATATCGAACAGGCAAAGGATAGTGCTGTAATTAAGGCTGAAAATGCTGCCGCAAATGCGAAAGAAGCTTCTCAAAATGCTGCTCAGGATGTAAAAGACGCTACAACCAAAGCTGCACAAGATGTAAAAGAAGCCACTAAAAAAGCTGCAGACAAGGCAGAAGCTGCTGCAAAAGCTGCCAAAGACGGAACAGTAAAAACTGCTAAAGACGTTAATGAGGCATTGAAGAAATAATTGTTAAAGAATTCACAAACTAAAACCATCCCACGGCGGATGGTTTTTTTATGCAAAAAAGTGAGCGAATATTTTTTGTATTTTTGCTTTAAATTAGAAGATACTACAACATGCATTTTATTTCACAAGACTTAGAAGATTATATCGAACAGCATTCTGAAAACGAACCAGAATTGTTAGCAAAACTGAACAAAGAAACGTATCAGAAAATTCTTTTACCAAGAATGTTGAGCGGACATTTTCAAGGAAGAGTTTTAAGCATGTTATCCAAATTAATTCGTCCGGTAAATATTCTGGAAATCGGAACTTATACGGGTTATGCCGCTTTGTGTTTGTGTGAAGGAATGCAGGAAAATGGTCAATTGCATACAATAGATATTAAAGAAGAATTAATTGATTTTCAGCGTAAATATTTTGATGCCTCCCCTTGGGGAAAACAAATTTTTCAGCACTTAGGAGAAGCAATTGACATTATTCCGACTCTGGATGTGAAATTTGATTTGGTTTTTATTGATGCCGATAAAGAAAACTACTTAAATTATTGGAAAATGATTGTTCCAAAGATGAATAAAGGCGGTATTATTTTATCTGATAATGTTTTATGGAGTGGAAAAATCCTCGAACCAGTTCACCCGAATGATGTTAGTACAAAAGTGCTTTTAGAATATAATTTACTTTTGAAAAATGATCCAAGAGTAGAGACGGTTTTGTTGCCAATTCGTGATGGGCTTACTGTGAGCAGGGTTCTTTAAAAAAAGTTGCTAAGGCTCTAAGATACTGAGGTTCTGAGTTTTTTTTCTAGAATCTGTAATTATATAAAATTTGATTTCAAATGAATTGTTTAAACGAAATAAATACTGAAGGTTTTACAATTATAAATAAAGTTTATACTGAAAATGAAATTGAAAAATTGATTTCCTTAATTGAAAATCTAACCAAAAATGATAGTGACAATGCAACATTCAGAAAATCTCAGGATTTGTTCGCTATTAGACAATTTCATAAAGAAATCCCCGAAACTCTTCCTCATATTTTCAATCAAAATTTAAACAATATTCTCAAATATAATTTCGGAGAAGGCTATTTCATAACCAAGTCTATTTATTTCGATAAACCGGAAAAATCAAATTGGTTTGTGGCTTATCACCAGGATTTAACGATTTCGGTTGATAAGAAAATTGAAATCGAAAACTTCGAAAACTGGACTATAAAACAAAATCAGTTTGCGGTTCAGCCTCCAACAAAAATTCTGGAAAATAATTTCACTATTAGAATACATCTTGATAACACCACAAAAGATAACGGTGCTCTAAAAGTCATTAACAATTCGCATTCAAAAGGAATTTTTAGAGTTGAGAATCTACAGATTGAAAATGAAACTATTTGCGAAGTTGAGAAGGGTGGAATCATGATTATGAAACCTCTGCTTTTTCATGCTTCAAACAAAACGACTAATAACGAAAGACGAAGAGTTATTCATATTGAATTTAGCAATCAAATTCTTCCTGATGGATTAGAATGGAGCGAGAAAACGATCCTTAATAACTAAACTTTCTTTTGAAAATAGGTGCCCTAGCCCGGATTGAAGGGAAAATCCTTTTGTGTCCGCCACGGCGGACGTAAAAGATACAGCGGATGGCTGGAAATAGCTCCTGAAAATTATCCCGGAAAATATAAAGGTTTTAGTTTTCGATAAACCAAATAAAGTAAAGATCCGAAAAGTGCTCCGAAGAAATAACCGGTAAGAATGTCTCCAGGATAATGTAATCCTAAATAAATTCGGCTATAAGCGAAGATTAACGGCCATAAAAACAAGAATCCTAAATATTTGAAATGGCGTTTTAAAATCAGGAATAAAAAGGTTGCAACAGCCATTGTGTTAGCCGCATGACCTGAGAAAAAACTATAAGATGTACGAACCTGCACAACACGAATAAATGAATTTATTTCTGGATTATTACATGGGCGTAAACGTTCGAAAGTATGTTTGAACAAATTAGTCATCTGATCTGTAAAAGCAATTAAAACTGCAATGAAAAGAAGAATATATAAAGTTTGTTTTATACCTATTTTTTTATAAATAAGAAAAAACAGGAATAAAAAAAATGGTGTCCAATACAGTTGATTGGTGATAATCAGCCAAAGTTTATCGTATGTTTCAGAACCTAAACCATTAAGATACACAAAGAGATTGGTATCTAATTCTTGTATTTTTTCAAGCATATTACATTTGGCGTTTTACAGGTCCGGAAATTGAATCGATGTCTTCTTTTACTTTGTCTATTTCTGTTGCAGTATCGCCTAATAAATTACCTGATAAACTGGTAGTATCACGTAAAAGGTTTGATTTTGCATCGTTAATTTGTGCGTTAATATTTCCTGTGATATCCGTTAAAGATTTTGTATCAAAACCATTTGCCTCTGCTCCTTTTTGAATTTCACTTTTAATGTCGTTGGTTGCGTTTTTTAATTGCGCCATAGCTTTACCCATTGTACGAGCAATTTCAGGCACTTTATCAGAACCAAAAAGCATTAGTACGATAAACAATATAAAAACTAATTCTCCTCCTCCTATACCAAACATAACTTTTATTTTTGTGTGCCACAAAGATATTAAATTTTGCAGCCGACTGTTTTAAAATTTACTTAAAAAAAAAAGACTCTTTTCAGAGCTACCGTCTGGACACATCTCTAAAGAGTATCCAACCTTGCATGACTGAATTGAATTTTTGCAGGCCAATCCAAAAGGTTGTGATGCCTGGTTTTCTTTCTGAAAGATAACCTTTCCATCCTCCTAATCTAGCAATAGCCCATATATATCGTTTCAAATCTGACGATTTATATGGGTTTTTTAGTTTTTCTGTTTTACCCTCTAATTGTGTGATTTGCAATTCTAAACATTCCATTTCTTGCTCTGAAAAACAGCTTCTGGGTTCAGTCTCTTCTTCGCAGCCATAGGCGATTTGCATAATAAAGAGCTTTATAATAGTCTCCAGCATCAAAAGACATAGTTTACGAACTGCTTTGCCTTGGGATAATTCGCTAGCTTCTATGTTGAAGCCCTCTTTCTTTAAAATTCTAAATACTTCTTCGATAGTCCACCTGTAGGTATACCATTGGATACAAAGTAATGCAGTTTGCAGATCTTCAACTTTCTTTGTCGTTAGTAATCTCCAAAGTATTGGGTTTTCAATGTTTTCTCCAACCTCTTTTGCCTCAATAGCGTAAAGCTTGATTTTATCAGGAAGATGTTTACCTGAATATTGATGTTTGCCTATTGTTATTTCTGAAAAGCGTACTTCTATAGTAGCTGTTCTTTTCTGGATATTTCTCCTTTTGTCTCCTTCTAGTTCAATTGTGTACATCCCTTGAAGCGGCTGAGAACTTAGATGATCGAAAAGTTTGATTTTATTACCCAACAATCGATTAAATCGGGATCTAATCAATAAATGTGTTTTACTGTCTGGGACAAGGCAAAATTGTTCAAAAATATCTCCCTCTCTGTCCTGAATAATGATTATTTCTTTTGCTTTACTTAGTCTTTTCTTAGTTTCAAGAGAAGAATCGATCCATCTGTAAGACTCTTTTTCTTCAATGGGTATACGATTGTGAGTATTGGTCTTCATTTTAGGTGGCAGTTCATGACTTCTATTCCATATTTTCACATCTGAAAAACCATATGGCATTAAAGTATCTGCATCTATGATAAAACTCGGATGAATAAAAAAGCCAAGTCCACCAACAGAAGCATTGGTCAGTCCAATTGACTCATCCTTTTTGATCCTGTTTCTGTGATTATAAAGGTTTATTTCACTACTGTCCTGAATACACAAAACAGATTTATCTTCAACGCAGCTTACACAATTAAGAGACATGTTCTTTATAATATCAGCCTCACTGACATTATCATTTTGCAAAAATCGGTAAATCGCTTTGGCTTCAGCGTCACTTTCTGCTAATTGTCTTATCGAATAAATACTATTAGCAAACAAGCGATTGAGAATAGAATTACCTCTATTCAACAATCGCTTGTCTTTTAAATTTTCAAAATATCTAGTCTGCACTTTTTCTCAAATATAATTAAAAAAAATATTTGTGTCCAGACGGTAGCTCTTTTCAGAGTCTTTTTTAGTTTTATTCTTAATCAAATTTTGATTTTTCGTCAGTTTTTGGCCAAGAGTTATTGGTTACATCAATATCAGCAGTCATCAATTTTGGATCTATCTGAATGCTTTTGATTGCTTTTTCAGTTGCATAAACTTTCTTAGCCGTATCATTATTTTTTCTCCAGATTTGAGCCGGATACTGGAAGTTTTGTTTTGAACCATCTTCATAAGTGATCTCAACCAAAATTGGCATAATCATTCCGCCAGGTTTATTAAACTCAACTTCGTAGAAATATTTAGGTGATTTTAAACCTGCTTTTTCTTCAGCAGTAAAACTTTGATTTACATAATCAGCCAATAATTTTACGTCGTCAACTTTCAAAGCTTTTTTCTTTGAAGCGTTAACTTCTGCATTATCACTTGCAACTAAATAAACGAATGGTCCTTTATCAAAACCGAAACGTCCTTTTTTCACTTTTACATCTTTTAAATCAGCTGTTGGAGTATCTGAAACGTAATATTGTTTTACCTCTTTAATTCCGATATCTACAAAATCAGTGGAGTAAAACCATCCTCTGAAAAACCAATCTAGATCTACTGCAGATGCATCTTCCATTGTTCTGAAGAAATCTTCAGGAGTTGGATGCTTGAATTTCCATCTGTTGGCATAAGTTCTAAAAGCATAATCGAATAATTCTCTTCCCATTACTACTTCTCTCAGGATATTAAGACCTGTAGCCGGTTTTCCGTACGCATTATTGCCAAATTGCGCAATTGTTTCAGAGTTAGACATAATTGGCTCTAAAAACTTTTGATCCCCACTCATATAAGGAACAATGTTTTTTGCTGGTCCGCGTCTTGAAGGGAAAGTTGGATCTAATTCCTGTTCAGCCAAATATTCTAAAAATGAATTTAATCCTTCATCCATCCAAGTCCATTGACGTTCGTCTGAATTTACAATCATTGGGAAGAAAGTATGTCCTACTTCGTGAATTACAACACCAATCATTCCGTTTTTAACTTCTTTGCTCGTCACTCCATTTTCATCAGGACGACCAAAATTCCAACAAATCATTGGGTATTCCATTCCCTGATCTTCTGCCGAAACTGAAACCGCTTTTGGATAAGGATAATCAAAAGTATGAGATGAATAGCTTTTTAAGGTATGCGCTACTGTCATTGTAGAAGTTTCTCCCCAAAGCGGATTTGCTTCTTTAGGATAAACAGATTCTGCCATAACGATTTTACCACCCAATTTCACAGCCATTGCATCGTAAATGAATTTTCTTGAAGAAGCGATTCCGAAATCACGTACATTTTTAGCACTAAATTTCCATGTTTTTTTCTTTTCAGAGAAACCTTTTTCAGCAGCTTCAGCTTCAGCCTGCGTAACAATTACAACAGGTTTATCAAATGATTTTTGAGCCTGTTCGTAACGTTTTACCTGTTCTGCAGTAAAAACTTCAGCTCTGTTTGTTAATTCTCCTGTTGCATCAATAACATGATCTGCAGGAACCGTAATGTTTACATCGAAGTTTCCGAAAGGAAGAGCAAACTCTCCGCTTCCCCAGAATTGCATATTTTGCCATCCTTCAACATCATTATAAACCGCCATTCTTGGATAGAATTGCGCAATCACATATAATTTATTTCCGCCTTTTTCGAATAATTCATACCCTGAACGCCCGCCTTCTTTTCTATAATTATTGATGTTGTACCACCATTTTATAGCCAATGAAATTTTTTCACCTGGTTTTAAAGGAGTAGCCAGATTAATACGCATCATTGTTTCATTGATCGTATAAGACATCGGGCTTCCTTTCGCATCTTTTACCTGCTCAATGTTGAAACCACGCTCTAGATCTTTCTTCAGATATTTGCTTGAAAAACCATCCAACGGCAATACCTGATTGATTTTTTCGCTCTCAGCCAATGGTGTCTGAGTATTTGCTTTAGCCTGATTTTGATCTAACTGAATCCATAAATATTCTAAACTATCCGGAGAATTGTTTGAATACGTAATCACTTCAGAACCTGTTAATTTTGAATTTTTATCGTCTAATTCGATATCGATTTTATAGTCTGCCTGTTGTTGGTAATACGCCGGACCTGGTGCTCCGGACGCCGTACGAAACATATTTGGTGTTGCCAGCAAATCGTACATTTGACTGAATTTGTTGGTATCGTACTTACCTTGTTGTTTTGGGGCAACTGTGGTATTTTTTTCCTGAGCCATTAATAAGGCAGGAAAAATTAATAATAATGAAAGTTTTTTCATAAAATGCAATAGGTAATTTTATCAGGGTGTGAAAATAACAATTATAATGATAATTTTATCTATTCATTAATACTTTAACACTTCTTTCCTTGAAGATTCTGTAAAGAGAACACTCTTTTTAGTACCGAATACTGAAATATGTGTAATATTTTGCTGTTCAGCATTCCAATCTACTAAAATAGTGTTTGAAATTTCAAGTGTCTTGAATTTATCGATGTCTTTTATTCGGGAATAACAAACTAATACATCACCAGCCTCAACTTCTTTAGACAAAAAAGTAATTGGTTTTGGCTGACTATTTACTTTTATTGTAAAATTTTCTGAAAGGTATTTTTTAAATAATTCTAAATCTTCAGGCGTTTCTTTTTCTGTTCCGACGAAGGTTTTTTTATGGTATTTTTTCTCCATTCCGTTATTCAGATCATCAATAAAAATACGGGATGTAATTTGAATCATTTTCTTTTCTGCCGCGTAATTCACCTGAAAAACACCCATATAAAATTTGTGAAAAGCAAACGAGGATAGCGATAAAAATAATACCCCAATTAAGGGGTAGATTAATTTATTTTTCATTTTTGGAAACAGTAATATTCTTAAAATCTTTATTCTTGTTAATCATAAAATCGATTAACTGAAATTTATCATCTGGTTTTAAATAGCGCTTTGATTCAGGATCATTGGAGCAGTACATTAAAAACAACTCTA contains:
- a CDS encoding DUF6702 family protein, whose protein sequence is MKNKLIYPLIGVLFLSLSSFAFHKFYMGVFQVNYAAEKKMIQITSRIFIDDLNNGMEKKYHKKTFVGTEKETPEDLELFKKYLSENFTIKVNSQPKPITFLSKEVEAGDVLVCYSRIKDIDKFKTLEISNTILVDWNAEQQNITHISVFGTKKSVLFTESSRKEVLKY
- a CDS encoding IS4 family transposase, producing the protein MQTRYFENLKDKRLLNRGNSILNRLFANSIYSIRQLAESDAEAKAIYRFLQNDNVSEADIIKNMSLNCVSCVEDKSVLCIQDSSEINLYNHRNRIKKDESIGLTNASVGGLGFFIHPSFIIDADTLMPYGFSDVKIWNRSHELPPKMKTNTHNRIPIEEKESYRWIDSSLETKKRLSKAKEIIIIQDREGDIFEQFCLVPDSKTHLLIRSRFNRLLGNKIKLFDHLSSQPLQGMYTIELEGDKRRNIQKRTATIEVRFSEITIGKHQYSGKHLPDKIKLYAIEAKEVGENIENPILWRLLTTKKVEDLQTALLCIQWYTYRWTIEEVFRILKKEGFNIEASELSQGKAVRKLCLLMLETIIKLFIMQIAYGCEEETEPRSCFSEQEMECLELQITQLEGKTEKLKNPYKSSDLKRYIWAIARLGGWKGYLSERKPGITTFWIGLQKFNSVMQGWILFRDVSRR
- a CDS encoding M1 family metallopeptidase — protein: MKKLSLLLIFPALLMAQEKNTTVAPKQQGKYDTNKFSQMYDLLATPNMFRTASGAPGPAYYQQQADYKIDIELDDKNSKLTGSEVITYSNNSPDSLEYLWIQLDQNQAKANTQTPLAESEKINQVLPLDGFSSKYLKKDLERGFNIEQVKDAKGSPMSYTINETMMRINLATPLKPGEKISLAIKWWYNINNYRKEGGRSGYELFEKGGNKLYVIAQFYPRMAVYNDVEGWQNMQFWGSGEFALPFGNFDVNITVPADHVIDATGELTNRAEVFTAEQVKRYEQAQKSFDKPVVIVTQAEAEAAEKGFSEKKKTWKFSAKNVRDFGIASSRKFIYDAMAVKLGGKIVMAESVYPKEANPLWGETSTMTVAHTLKSYSSHTFDYPYPKAVSVSAEDQGMEYPMICWNFGRPDENGVTSKEVKNGMIGVVIHEVGHTFFPMIVNSDERQWTWMDEGLNSFLEYLAEQELDPTFPSRRGPAKNIVPYMSGDQKFLEPIMSNSETIAQFGNNAYGKPATGLNILREVVMGRELFDYAFRTYANRWKFKHPTPEDFFRTMEDASAVDLDWFFRGWFYSTDFVDIGIKEVKQYYVSDTPTADLKDVKVKKGRFGFDKGPFVYLVASDNAEVNASKKKALKVDDVKLLADYVNQSFTAEEKAGLKSPKYFYEVEFNKPGGMIMPILVEITYEDGSKQNFQYPAQIWRKNNDTAKKVYATEKAIKSIQIDPKLMTADIDVTNNSWPKTDEKSKFD